Proteins encoded in a region of the Paucibacter sediminis genome:
- the ftsL gene encoding cell division protein FtsL, protein MSRINFLLLLAVLLSGLYMVRNAYEARRLFTELDRAQTEARRLDADYQRLQAERHAQATNLRVEQVARERLRMRAITPAITQTATQTTGQALDGGTARAASAAIAGGTQ, encoded by the coding sequence GTGAGCCGCATCAACTTCCTGCTGCTGCTGGCGGTGCTGCTGTCGGGCCTCTACATGGTGCGCAACGCCTATGAGGCGCGCCGCCTGTTCACCGAGCTGGACCGCGCCCAGACCGAGGCACGCCGCCTCGATGCCGATTACCAGCGCCTGCAGGCCGAGCGCCATGCCCAGGCCACCAATCTGCGCGTCGAGCAGGTGGCGCGCGAGCGCCTGCGCATGCGCGCGATCACGCCGGCCATTACGCAAACCGCTACGCAAACCACGGGCCAGGCGCTGGACGGTGGCACGGCGCGCGCCGCCTCGGCAGCCATTGCCGGAGGCACGCAGTGA
- a CDS encoding SO2930 family diheme c-type cytochrome, protein MTNTSKPNSAPWAAVALLSSALLLSACGGGGGSSPAPAPAPAPAPAPAPAPAPAPAPAPATPTIYEPGAAPAKLSAWKLANIEGTRLTLNSALLPYDLNAALFSDYSFKLRAIYLPPGKKINYGADALDFPVGTALVKTFYYPKASGTDASLLAVGQKTQTAQGTSIDLSSHRLIETRILVRQADGNWAGLPYVWDEDQKDATLTTAGKYISMELVPDSGATQKFIYAVPNSQTCQQCHASASNGSGSTLPIGPKPRNLNKSYDYGAGVVKNQLLQLDELKLLAGFSGLADAPAGVDWKDAGKALDLRAKAYLDINCAHCHNNRGYASQSGLLLGFDNVGSPASADTWGVCKMPLAYVGTGEAGYKYDINPRSPETSILLYRMSHVGAGQTMPVVGRQTNHSEANAMVSDWIRQLTQAACAP, encoded by the coding sequence ATGACCAACACCAGCAAACCCAACTCCGCCCCCTGGGCCGCCGTGGCTCTACTGAGCTCGGCCCTGCTGCTGTCCGCCTGCGGCGGCGGTGGCGGCAGCAGCCCTGCGCCTGCGCCTGCGCCTGCGCCTGCGCCTGCGCCTGCGCCTGCGCCTGCGCCGGCCCCCGCCCCCGCACCGGCCACGCCAACGATCTACGAGCCCGGCGCCGCGCCGGCCAAGCTCTCGGCATGGAAGCTCGCCAACATCGAGGGCACGCGGCTGACGCTCAACAGCGCGCTGCTGCCCTACGACCTGAACGCGGCCCTGTTCTCCGACTACTCGTTCAAGCTGCGCGCCATCTACCTGCCGCCCGGCAAGAAGATCAACTACGGCGCGGACGCCCTCGACTTCCCGGTCGGCACGGCCCTGGTCAAGACCTTCTACTACCCGAAGGCGAGCGGCACCGACGCCAGCTTGCTGGCCGTCGGCCAGAAGACGCAGACCGCGCAGGGCACCAGCATCGACCTGAGCAGCCACCGCCTGATCGAGACCCGCATCCTGGTGCGCCAGGCAGATGGCAACTGGGCGGGCCTGCCCTATGTCTGGGATGAGGACCAGAAGGACGCGACCCTCACCACGGCGGGCAAGTACATCTCGATGGAGCTGGTGCCGGACAGCGGCGCCACCCAGAAGTTCATCTATGCGGTGCCGAATTCGCAGACCTGCCAGCAATGCCATGCCTCCGCCAGCAATGGCAGCGGCTCGACCCTGCCGATCGGGCCCAAACCACGCAACCTCAACAAGAGCTACGACTACGGCGCCGGCGTCGTCAAGAACCAGCTGCTGCAGTTGGACGAGCTGAAGCTGCTGGCCGGCTTCAGCGGCCTTGCCGATGCACCCGCAGGAGTCGACTGGAAGGACGCCGGCAAGGCGCTGGACCTGCGTGCCAAGGCCTATCTGGACATCAATTGCGCGCACTGCCACAACAACCGCGGCTATGCCTCGCAGTCCGGCCTGCTGCTGGGCTTCGACAACGTGGGCTCGCCGGCCTCCGCCGATACCTGGGGCGTCTGCAAGATGCCGCTGGCCTATGTGGGCACCGGCGAGGCGGGCTACAAGTACGACATCAATCCGCGCAGCCCCGAGACCTCGATCCTGCTCTACCGCATGAGCCATGTCGGCGCGGGGCA
- a CDS encoding parallel beta-helix domain-containing protein has translation MPLHRDPKFALLFSMLTAAALAGCGGGSDPAPQAQTISFAAPATQTMGTAAAALSATASSGLPVSLASKTAAVCTLSGSTLVLVSAGTCSVEATQAGNAAWLAATPVTVSFSVNVAGTIVTAAKMNDLDLNAILLAAKDGDTITMPAGRFAMLGPLQLSGKKNITMLGAGNGKDPSKDTILSFKTALTQNGLSASSLDTVSFKKFAIEDASGNALFITNSKNIVMDTMRAEWVTDPQQTSTMAYGLYPVKSDNILVTNSIVVGSRDAGVYVGQSTNIRVTNNDVYYNVAGVEIENSHNAIVEGNNVHENTGGILVFALPGPTRFLNTSGVVVRNNTIVNNNLPPAANAQGLVLTIPPGTGVMVLASQNTEVHGNTITKHQTTGVLITSAIAAQIPFNPATKDDQGKVYDPYERGIYVHNNKISDFGATPGGAFADPAGLGQFTQGFFATLKAFPQPQNFPAVMWDGIVDPATGSGVQVNGSGGSYAGNLQVCSKSNDISAPAGAVISYENIDLNLLALLAGGNPDFPSPARMNCVITLPAVTGLP, from the coding sequence ATGCCCTTGCATCGCGACCCCAAATTCGCGCTTTTGTTTTCCATGCTCACCGCCGCGGCGCTGGCGGGCTGCGGCGGCGGAAGCGACCCTGCACCGCAGGCTCAAACCATCAGCTTCGCCGCACCGGCGACCCAGACCATGGGCACGGCCGCGGCCGCGCTGAGCGCCACGGCCAGCTCCGGCCTGCCGGTCAGCCTGGCGTCCAAGACCGCCGCGGTCTGCACGCTGAGCGGCAGCACACTGGTGCTGGTGTCCGCCGGCACCTGCTCGGTGGAGGCCACGCAGGCGGGCAACGCGGCCTGGCTGGCCGCCACGCCGGTAACGGTGAGCTTCAGCGTCAACGTGGCCGGCACCATCGTCACGGCGGCCAAGATGAACGACCTGGACCTGAACGCGATCCTGCTCGCCGCCAAGGACGGTGACACCATCACCATGCCGGCCGGCCGGTTCGCCATGCTGGGCCCCTTGCAGCTCTCGGGCAAGAAGAACATCACCATGCTGGGTGCCGGCAACGGCAAGGACCCAAGCAAGGACACCATCCTCTCGTTCAAGACAGCGCTGACGCAGAACGGCCTGTCGGCCAGCAGCCTGGACACGGTGAGCTTCAAGAAGTTCGCCATCGAGGATGCGTCGGGCAATGCGCTGTTCATCACCAACTCCAAGAACATCGTGATGGACACGATGCGCGCCGAATGGGTGACCGATCCGCAGCAGACCTCGACCATGGCCTACGGCCTCTACCCGGTGAAGAGCGACAACATCCTGGTGACCAACAGCATCGTGGTCGGCAGCCGCGATGCCGGCGTCTATGTGGGCCAGTCGACCAATATCCGCGTGACCAACAACGACGTGTACTACAACGTCGCCGGCGTGGAGATCGAGAACTCGCACAACGCCATCGTCGAAGGCAACAACGTGCATGAGAACACCGGGGGCATCCTGGTCTTCGCCCTGCCCGGCCCGACGCGCTTCCTCAACACCAGCGGCGTGGTGGTGCGCAACAACACCATCGTGAACAACAACCTGCCGCCGGCCGCCAATGCGCAGGGCCTGGTGCTGACGATCCCCCCCGGCACCGGCGTGATGGTGCTGGCCTCGCAGAACACCGAGGTCCATGGCAACACCATCACCAAGCACCAAACCACCGGTGTGCTGATCACCTCGGCGATAGCGGCACAGATCCCCTTCAACCCGGCCACCAAGGACGACCAGGGCAAGGTCTACGACCCCTACGAGCGCGGCATCTATGTGCACAACAACAAGATCAGCGATTTCGGTGCCACGCCGGGCGGCGCGTTTGCCGATCCGGCCGGCCTGGGCCAGTTCACGCAGGGCTTCTTCGCCACGCTGAAGGCCTTCCCGCAGCCGCAGAACTTCCCCGCCGTCATGTGGGACGGCATCGTCGATCCCGCCACCGGCAGCGGCGTGCAGGTCAATGGCAGCGGCGGCAGCTATGCCGGCAATCTGCAGGTCTGCTCCAAGAGCAACGACATCAGCGCGCCCGCCGGCGCCGTGATTTCGTACGAGAACATCGACCTGAACCTGCTGGCATTGCTGGCCGGCGGCAACCCGGACTTCCCGAGCCCCGCCCGCATGAACTGCGTCATCACGCTGCCCGCCGTGACCGGGCTGCCCTGA
- the rsmH gene encoding 16S rRNA (cytosine(1402)-N(4))-methyltransferase RsmH produces the protein MTTPATPGFSHTTVLLHETVDGVLNDPNGIYVDGTFGRGGHSRLLLEKLGPQGRLIAIDRDPEAIAAATTGETRVTDPRFSICHAPFADMRAQLEALGIQRVHGVLLDLGVSSPQIDNPARGFSFRFEGPLDMRMDTTRGESAADFLARADERQIAEVIRDYGEERFAAQIAKALVARRESGSAVRSTAELSQVVAGAVKTREPGQDPATRTFQALRIYVNAELEELEQGLNAALQMLLPGGRLSVISFHSLEDRIVKTFIASHSKEVVDRRAMFAAPKALALTALGRIKPSETEVRANPRSRSAILRVAERTDAPLEPAPARDAKAARRKGAKR, from the coding sequence ATGACGACGCCCGCGACGCCCGGCTTTTCGCACACCACCGTGCTGCTGCACGAGACCGTGGACGGGGTGCTGAACGATCCCAACGGCATCTATGTAGACGGCACCTTCGGCCGCGGCGGCCATTCGCGCCTGCTGCTGGAGAAGCTCGGGCCGCAGGGGAGGTTGATCGCGATCGATCGCGACCCCGAGGCCATCGCAGCGGCCACCACCGGCGAGACGCGGGTCACGGACCCGCGTTTTTCTATCTGCCACGCCCCTTTTGCCGACATGCGCGCCCAGCTCGAGGCCCTGGGCATCCAGCGGGTGCACGGCGTGCTGCTGGACCTGGGCGTGTCGAGCCCGCAGATTGACAACCCCGCGCGCGGGTTCAGCTTCCGCTTCGAGGGGCCGCTGGACATGCGCATGGACACCACGCGCGGCGAGAGTGCCGCCGATTTCCTGGCGCGTGCCGACGAGCGCCAAATTGCCGAGGTCATACGCGACTATGGGGAAGAACGGTTTGCTGCACAGATTGCAAAGGCGCTTGTTGCTCGCCGGGAGAGCGGGAGTGCTGTTCGAAGCACTGCCGAGCTTTCCCAAGTCGTGGCTGGTGCAGTCAAAACCCGCGAACCGGGCCAGGACCCTGCAACGCGCACATTTCAAGCGTTACGGATTTACGTCAACGCCGAGCTTGAAGAGCTCGAGCAGGGGCTGAACGCGGCCCTGCAGATGCTGCTGCCCGGCGGGCGGCTCAGCGTGATCAGCTTCCACTCGCTGGAAGACCGCATCGTCAAGACCTTCATCGCTTCGCATAGCAAGGAAGTGGTGGATCGGCGCGCCATGTTCGCCGCACCCAAGGCGTTGGCACTGACGGCGCTGGGCCGCATCAAGCCCAGCGAGACCGAGGTGCGCGCCAACCCGCGTTCGCGCTCGGCCATCCTGCGCGTGGCCGAACGCACCGATGCGCCGCTCGAGCCCGCACCGGCGCGGGACGCCAAGGCCGCCAGGCGCAAGGGAGCGAAGCGGTGA
- the mraZ gene encoding division/cell wall cluster transcriptional repressor MraZ: protein MFQGASALAMDAKGRLSVPTRHREVLQALCAGQLTLTKHPEGCLMVFPRPAWENFRDRIAALPMSASGWKRVFLGNAQDVEIDSAARILIAPELRASAALQKDVMLLGMGSHFELWDAAAYAAHEAQVMQSELPDALKDFSF from the coding sequence GTGTTTCAAGGGGCGAGTGCCTTGGCGATGGACGCCAAGGGGCGTTTGTCCGTCCCTACACGCCACCGCGAGGTGCTGCAGGCGCTGTGCGCCGGCCAGCTCACCCTCACCAAGCACCCCGAGGGTTGCCTGATGGTGTTCCCACGGCCGGCCTGGGAAAACTTCCGCGATCGCATCGCCGCCTTGCCGATGTCGGCCTCGGGCTGGAAGCGTGTGTTCCTGGGCAATGCCCAGGACGTCGAGATCGACAGCGCGGCGCGCATCCTGATCGCGCCCGAGCTGCGCGCCAGTGCCGCGCTGCAGAAGGACGTGATGCTGCTGGGCATGGGCAGCCACTTCGAACTCTGGGACGCGGCCGCCTATGCGGCGCACGAGGCCCAGGTGATGCAGTCCGAACTGCCGGACGCACTCAAGGATTTCAGCTTCTGA
- a CDS encoding AraC family transcriptional regulator, translating to MPALIRSVALQDYEWAAQAVAVDPYAQMKRLGLVLEQPISGDEFIPYQLFVQLLENTAEAGRCPDFGLRMGQGPDEYFEGPVVVLMRHANTLSEALALITQYGHVYSTVFQPTLAPVRGQAGMVDLILTVNDGRPASFKQVTEYILVSLVRALRFVRENRGDDLLVMFPHEALSAADKYQAYFSCECRFNAPFAAIRIAEAELKRPLPGRNELRIKMATSYIDSRFPKSGELVSEGVRRLLRQRLGMGRVKQADIAAELSLHEKSLQRRLAREGCPFPQLLDEARRDYFVELLRQSARPSLAQIALMLGYSEQAALSRSCQRWFACSPSELLQRH from the coding sequence ATGCCAGCGCTGATTCGCTCCGTTGCCCTGCAGGATTACGAATGGGCGGCCCAGGCCGTGGCGGTCGATCCATATGCGCAGATGAAGCGCCTCGGTCTGGTATTGGAGCAGCCGATCTCGGGTGATGAATTCATCCCGTATCAGCTGTTCGTGCAACTGCTTGAAAATACCGCCGAGGCGGGGCGCTGCCCCGATTTCGGTTTACGCATGGGGCAGGGGCCGGATGAATATTTCGAAGGGCCCGTGGTGGTGCTGATGCGGCATGCCAATACCCTCAGCGAGGCGCTGGCGCTGATTACCCAATATGGGCATGTCTACAGCACGGTGTTTCAGCCCACGCTCGCGCCGGTGCGGGGGCAGGCCGGGATGGTGGATTTGATCCTGACGGTGAACGATGGCCGGCCGGCGAGTTTCAAACAGGTCACCGAATACATTCTGGTGTCCTTGGTGCGGGCCCTGAGATTTGTGCGCGAAAATCGCGGTGATGATTTGCTCGTGATGTTTCCGCACGAGGCGCTGAGCGCTGCGGACAAGTATCAGGCCTATTTCTCATGCGAGTGCAGATTCAATGCGCCGTTTGCGGCCATTCGTATTGCCGAGGCGGAGCTGAAGCGCCCGCTGCCGGGGCGGAACGAATTGCGCATCAAGATGGCAACCAGCTATATCGACAGCCGTTTCCCGAAATCGGGCGAGCTGGTATCGGAAGGCGTGCGCCGCCTGCTGCGCCAGCGCCTTGGCATGGGGCGGGTGAAGCAGGCCGATATCGCCGCGGAGTTGTCCCTACACGAGAAAAGCCTGCAGCGCCGGCTGGCCAGGGAGGGTTGCCCGTTTCCGCAGCTGCTGGACGAGGCGCGCCGTGACTATTTCGTGGAGCTGCTGCGCCAGTCCGCGCGACCCAGCCTGGCGCAAATTGCGCTGATGCTGGGCTACTCGGAGCAGGCCGCCCTGTCGCGCAGCTGCCAGCGCTGGTTTGCCTGCAGCCCCAGCGAGCTGTTGCAACGTCACTGA